A portion of the Actinomycetota bacterium genome contains these proteins:
- a CDS encoding FGGY-family carbohydrate kinase, giving the protein MKECYICIDLGTSRIKCSLINKDGNFIYYSKRDASTYYREIIYQDPDEYLRIVFEEINKMKNRHPDHFSRIHSLMISGQMGGVLGIDKDFNIVFPWSYSVDTKYNEYLSMLEDNYRKEIRESSGGIATMAAKIIWIKERFPDKYTRVEKFINLMSYVASRLCGLSCKEAFIDCSCLTMTGIADIKALSWNKELCKEFKIDISKLPAIKRATDRIGVIKSSVFETIKDVEVIAGCGDQVAGFIGAGINKRNDLIDVSGTYTILGYCGNTYISDTEYESLHSIYSGISDIYYQIAIIAAGGYTLDWFLKNFNYISKRDSLLKKTINDKEKLYFIPHFGGRYSPSQPHFRGGWIGAKWEHDINDFYKSILESSGYELYNAFNTIKKVNKLDDDRFSSIKVIGGGSLNDYENEIKASILDLDYVRLNNLPFELIGGFLISKFGNEIKKGYESLLSSQIIRVEKEYKPKEPMKKYYENPKNKYLKIINKLEEIYSEINSN; this is encoded by the coding sequence ATGAAAGAATGTTATATCTGTATAGATCTGGGAACAAGCAGGATAAAATGTTCTCTTATAAATAAGGATGGTAATTTCATTTACTATTCAAAAAGAGATGCAAGTACTTATTATAGAGAAATAATTTACCAGGATCCTGACGAGTATTTAAGAATAGTTTTTGAAGAAATCAATAAGATGAAAAACAGGCATCCGGATCATTTTAGCAGAATACATTCTTTAATGATTTCCGGACAAATGGGCGGTGTTCTTGGCATAGATAAAGATTTTAATATTGTTTTCCCCTGGAGCTATTCAGTTGACACAAAATACAATGAATATCTTAGCATGCTTGAAGATAATTACAGAAAAGAAATAAGAGAATCTTCCGGTGGGATAGCGACTATGGCAGCCAAAATCATTTGGATAAAAGAAAGATTTCCTGATAAATATACCAGAGTAGAAAAATTTATTAATTTAATGTCTTATGTTGCTTCCAGGCTCTGCGGTCTTTCCTGCAAGGAAGCTTTCATTGATTGTAGCTGTCTGACAATGACCGGAATAGCTGATATTAAAGCCTTGAGCTGGAATAAAGAACTTTGTAAGGAGTTCAAAATTGATATCAGCAAACTTCCGGCAATAAAAAGAGCAACAGACAGAATAGGTGTAATAAAAAGCAGTGTATTTGAAACCATTAAGGATGTAGAAGTAATAGCTGGTTGCGGTGATCAGGTTGCAGGGTTTATAGGAGCAGGGATTAATAAAAGAAATGACCTCATAGATGTCTCAGGAACCTACACAATACTGGGCTATTGCGGCAATACCTATATTTCGGATACTGAATATGAGAGCCTGCATTCAATATATTCGGGTATTTCAGATATCTATTATCAGATAGCAATTATTGCTGCAGGTGGCTATACACTTGACTGGTTTCTGAAGAATTTCAATTATATTAGCAAGAGAGATTCATTATTGAAAAAAACAATTAATGATAAGGAAAAACTATATTTCATCCCTCATTTTGGTGGAAGATATAGTCCTTCCCAGCCACATTTCAGAGGAGGCTGGATAGGTGCAAAATGGGAACATGATATTAATGATTTTTATAAATCTATCCTTGAATCTTCCGGCTATGAGCTCTATAACGCTTTTAATACTATAAAAAAAGTCAATAAACTTGATGATGACAGATTTAGCAGCATTAAAGTAATCGGTGGTGGTTCTCTTAATGATTATGAAAATGAAATAAAGGCCAGCATTCTTGATTTGGATTATGTAAGACTGAACAATCTACCGTTTGAACTGATAGGAGGATTTTTGATTTCTAAGTTTGGAAACGAAATAAAAAAAGGATACGAATCACTTTTAAGCAGCCAGATAATAAGAGTTGAAAAAGAATATAAACCTAAGGAGCCAATGAAGAAATATTATGAAAATCCAAAAAACAAATACTTAAAGATAATCAATAAATTAGAGGAAATATATTCTGAGATAAATTCCAATTAA